ACCGCCTGTCCGGCATCTACACGATCGAGCAGAAGGCCTATGCCCTCGTCAGTGCGCGGGTCGCGTTCGACGTCAACGAGCACGTGAAGCTCGCCGTCAATGCCAACAACGTGTTCGACAAGCGCTATTACCAGCGCATCGGCACGCTGGCCTCCGACAACCGCTATGGCGAACCCCGCTCGGTCCTGTTCAACGCCCGGTTCACCTACTGATGCCGGAACGCCGGTCATGCACCCCGGAGGCGGGACGATGAAGGAAGGCTTTCGCCAGTCGATGGCCTGGCTGCATACCTGGACCGGCCTGCTGGTCGGCTGGGTGCTGTTCTTCGTGTTCATGACCGGCACGACCGGCTACTTCGACGATGAGATCACCCGGTGGATGCAGCCGGAGCGACCGCTGGCCACGGTTTCCGCCTACGTGCCACAGGCCCAGGGCGTAGCGAGAGCCCAGGCATTTCTCGAAAGCAAGGCACCCGGCGCGCAGCGCTGGTCGATCGGCCTGCCGGGCGGACGCGGGGAAACGGCTTGGACCCTGTCCTGGCCCAAGGCCGGCGGAGACAGGGACAAGACGCGCCCGCAGCGAAGCACGCGCGGGGAACACGGCGAAAGAGGCGGCAGGAACCAGCGCCTGGTGTTCGACCCCCAGGCGGGAAGCGCGGTGCCGGTGTTGTCCGGCGCCATGGGCCGCGAGACCGGCGGCGGCGTCGGGCTCTATCGCCTCCACTACCAGCTTCATTACGTGTCCCACGCCAGCGCCATCCTGATCGTGGGGGCCTGCACGATGATGATGTTGCTCGCGGTGCTGAGCGGGGTCATTACCCACAAGAAGATCTTCAAGGATTTCTTTACCTTCCGCCCCGGGAAGGGTCAGCGCAGCTGGCTGGACATCCACAATGTCATCAGCGTTACCGCGCTGCCGTTCTTCCTGATGATCACGTATACGGGCCTCATGTTCTTCATGTACGCCTACATGCCGGCGGCCATGAACCTTGCCTATGGTTCCGACCGGCAGTGGGAGAACGACGGCTACACCAATCCGCTCAACCCGCGCGCCAATGGGCAGTTTCAGCCAGGCGCAGGCGGCGAACGGCGCGGACCGTCCATCCCCGCCAGCGGGATTCCCGCGCCGCTCGCCGATCTGTCCGATCTGGTCATGAAGGCGGAGGCGCGATGGGGCCGGGACCGGATCGAAAACGTCACCGTCACCCACCCGGGAGACCGCAATGCGCGCGTGGAGATCACGCGTGCCGCAATCGGCCTCACCACCGGCCGCGACGACCGTCTGACGTTCGACGGCATCACCGGCGCGCTGCTTCGCGGGCCGCCGGAGCGCGCACGGAGGACATGGCAGGTTCAGGACAGCATGATCGCCCTGCACGAAGGCCTGTTTGCCGGACCTGTCATGCGCTGGCTCTACTTCCTGTCCGGGCTGCTCGGCTGCGGCATGGTCGGCACCGGACTGGTGCTCTGGACGGTCAAGCGGCGGCAGAAACAGATCAGGGCCGGACGGACGGATTTC
The DNA window shown above is from Novosphingobium sp. RL4 and carries:
- a CDS encoding PepSY-associated TM helix domain-containing protein; this translates as MKEGFRQSMAWLHTWTGLLVGWVLFFVFMTGTTGYFDDEITRWMQPERPLATVSAYVPQAQGVARAQAFLESKAPGAQRWSIGLPGGRGETAWTLSWPKAGGDRDKTRPQRSTRGEHGERGGRNQRLVFDPQAGSAVPVLSGAMGRETGGGVGLYRLHYQLHYVSHASAILIVGACTMMMLLAVLSGVITHKKIFKDFFTFRPGKGQRSWLDIHNVISVTALPFFLMITYTGLMFFMYAYMPAAMNLAYGSDRQWENDGYTNPLNPRANGQFQPGAGGERRGPSIPASGIPAPLADLSDLVMKAEARWGRDRIENVTVTHPGDRNARVEITRAAIGLTTGRDDRLTFDGITGALLRGPPERARRTWQVQDSMIALHEGLFAGPVMRWLYFLSGLLGCGMVGTGLVLWTVKRRQKQIRAGRTDFGFRLVECLNIAAILGLPLSIAAYFWANRLLPAAMPERVAWEFHSLFLAIGAMLFWASVRKSGKAWAEGLWTCAAAYLLLPVLNALTTERHLGVTLPSGDWALAGVDLTMLAIGIVLAATARRVSHRLPVARIARPAVEDKAARPEAA